The segment CCCCAGCTGGACGAAGCCTTCATCGCTGCCGAACTCGCCCGCATCCAGGCGCCGCTGAAAGTCACCGACGGCATCCCACCGGAGCAGATGGAATACAAGGTCCGCCGCCTGGTGAACGACTACCTGCAGCCGCCGAAAGTGACCAAGAAGATGGAGATCGGCCTGGAGCGCATCCTCGCCGTGCGCGAGGACGTCCCGCGGCTGGCCGCCGCCGATCCGCACGAACTGCTCCGTGCGCTGGAAGTGCAGTCGATCATTGACTGTGCCGAGATGGCCGCCCGCGCCTCGCTGTACCGCACCGAGTCGCGCTGGGGGCTGTACCACTACCGCGTCGACCACCCCGAGCAGAACAGCGCCGAGTGGTTCTGCCACACCCGCCTGTTCAAGGACGCTAACGGCCAGATGGCCCACGGCAAGCGACCCATCGCCGACTACATCGTGCCGCTCGGCGAAGAGAAGGACGCCTACAACCGCCTGCGCGTGAAGAAGGCCGCCAATGCCTGACCGTGGGGGCGAACTCGTTCGCCCAACACCTGATGCCATGGGCGAATGAATTCGCCCCTACAGGCCGGCAGCGAGCCGACCGTACCGAGGAGATCAACCATGCCCGTCGCCACCCACCGCTCCGCCGTCCCGGTCATCGTGGACGAAGAAAAATGCATCGCCGAAAAGGGTTGCCGTGTCTGCATCGACGTCTGCCCGCTGGACGTCCTGTGGATCAACCCGGACACCGGCAAGGCGCACATGAAGTACGACGAATGCTGGTACTGCATGCCCTGCGAGGCGGACTGCCCGACCGATGCGGTGACAGTGAACATTCCCTACCTGCTGCGCTGAGGGCCGACCAATGAAAACCTACGACGACCCACTGCTGCAGGACATCGCCACCAACCTGACCTCGAGCGACCCCGGCATCCGCCGCGTGGCCGTGCTCGAGCTGGTCGACAGCGGCGAACCGGAAGCCGCCGAGCTGCTGATCCTGGCGCTGAACGACCCGGACCCGTCGGTGCGCCAGGAGGCGGCCAAGGTGGTCGACGAGTTCGACGCCGCCGACATCGCCGACGCCCTGATCGCCGCCCTGCAGGACAGCGACGAGGTGGTGCGCAACGCCGCCGCCCACGCGCTGGCGGACCTAAAGGACCCCGCCGTCGCGTTGCCGCTGCTCGAAGCGTTGGCCGGCAGCGACGATCCCTTCGTCGTCGCCGGCATCCTCCGTGCGCTAAAGCCGCTGCGCCATCCACAGGCGCAGGCGCCGGCCCTGGTGCGGATGCAGCACGCCGACCCGGGCGTGCGCCGCGAAGCGGTGGCGGTGATCGGCTGGCTCAAGCAGCCGGCCAATCTGCCGGCGCTGATCGAGCGGGCGCAGCACGACGACGACGCCGACGTCCGCCGCGCCGCCACCGGCGCGCTGGTCTATGCCGCGCCCGAACAGGTCGGCCCGGCGCTGATCGGCATCCTGCGCGACGAACACTGGCAGGTGCGCGTCGAGGCCGCGGTGAGCATCGGCAAGCTCGACTACCAGGCCGCACTGCAGCCCCTGGTCGAGGCCACGCACGACAGTTTCTGGCAGGTCCGGGAAAAGGCCGTCGATGCGCTCGGCAAGCTCGGTGCGGTGGGTGCGATCCCGGCGCTCGGCGTCTGCGCCCGCGACCCGATGAGCAACCTGCGCAAGGCCGCCATCGGCGCGCTGGGCGCCATCGCACACAACGATGGCCGCCCCTTCGTCGAACTGGCCATGGACGACCCCGACCCGGACGTGCGCAAGCTGGCGCGCTGGGCCATGTCCAAGCTCGACGCCGCGGCCTGATGGACCCACGCCGCAACGCCGCAGCCCGGGCCGCGCACCGACTGCCCCCTCTCCCCGCCGGGGAGAGGGCTGGGGTGAGGGGCCGCTACCACAAAGGAGCCAACGTCATGACCTACGTCGTTACCGAGAACTGCATCCGCTGCAAATACACCGACTGCGTGGAAGTCTGCCCGGCCGACTGTTTTCACGAAGGCCCGAACTTTCTCGTCATCAACCCCGAGACCTGCATCGACTGCAGCCTCTGCGCGCCGGAATGCCCGGCCGATGCGATCTTCGCGGACAACGCCTTGCCCGAAGGCCAACAGCACTTTCTCGAACTCAACGCCGAGCTGGCCGAAGTCTGGCCGGTGATCACCCAGAGCGCCTCGCCGCTGGCCGAGGCCGAAACCTGGGTGGACCAGGGCGGCAAGCTGGCCTTTCTGGAGCGCTGAAGCATGCCCCAACTTGTCATGACGAGTGGGTTGCGCCACGGCGTACTGGCCCTGGTCACGGTCAGTGCCGCCGCGCTCGGCAGCGCCCGCCCGGTGGACACGCCGGAACGTTTCGTGCGAAGCCCGGAAGCACCCACGCTGCTCGTCAGCGGTGGCCCGGCGCCCATGCCGCGCGGCTTCGTCATGCCGTTCATTCGCTAGAGGCCGCTGGCCCGGAGAGATTCATGAACGCCTTCACCGCCTCGAATCACGACGCCAACCCCCACATCGCACAGCCCCAGCGGCTGATCGACCCACCCCTCGAGATCCGCCTGCGCAAGGCGCAGCGCGTGCTGGAACTGACCTGGCCGGATGGCGCGCAGAGCCGCATCAGCTGCCTGACGCTGCGGCGGGCCTGCGCCTGCTCCAATTGCCAGCGCCTCCAGCAGACCGGCGCGCTGACGCTGATCGACGCCGAGGTCGGCGTGAACCGCCTGGAACTGTCCGGCATCAGCGGTCTGCAGTTGTATTTCAGCGACGGTCATTTCCGCGGCCTGTACCCCTGGGCCTACCTGCGTGACCTCGGCGCCCTCAGCGCCCCCGGCGACTCGAGAGGCGATCCGGCATGAATGCCCGGCTCGAGGCGCTCGCCCCGCCCGTCGCGCTGTGCCGCAAGCACTACCCAGGCCTGGCCCTGTGTTCAGTGCTGGCACTGGCCGGCAGCTTTCTCGCCGATCACTACGGCGCGCCCGCTCTGCTGATGGTGTTGCTGCTCGGCCTGGGTTTCGCCAGCCAGGGCAGCGAGGCACGCATGCAACCGGGCGTGGCGTTGTGCAGCCGGCAACTGCTGCGCATCGGCGTGGCGCTGCTAGGTGCGCGCATCGGCGTCGCACAGCTGGAAGCGGTCGGTGCGCGACCTTTATTGCTGGTGCTCGTCACGGTGCCGCTGGTGCTCGGCCTGGCGCTGCTGTTCGGCCGGCTGCTGCGGCTGCCGACCCTGCACAGCCTGGTGGCGGGCGCGGCTGTGGCGATCTGCGGCGTGTCGGCGGCGATTGCCGTGGCGGCGGTGATCCCGGCCGGGCGCCTGGAAGAGCGCCGGCTGCTCGCCGTGGTGGTCGGCGTGACAGCCCTCGGTACGCTGTCGATGCTGCTCTACCCGCCGCTGACCGGCCTGCTCGGGCTGGATGCGCTCGACAGCGGCCTGCTGCTCGGCGCCAGCATCCATGACGTCGCCCAGGCGGCCGGTGCCGGATACCTCGTATCGGATACCGCCGGCGACGTCGCGACCCTGACCAAGCTGCTGCGCGTCGCCCTGCTCGCGCCGCTGGTGCTGGTGCTCGGCCTGCTGCTGCGTCGGCAGGAGCCGGGCAGCCCGGACTTCCCGCTGTTCCTGCTCGGCTTTCTCGGTCTGTTCGCGCTGAACAGCCTCGGCTGGCTGCCGGCCGCGCTGCGCGAGGCGCTGGTCGCCGGCTCGCAGGCCTGCCTGCTGCTGACCATGGCCGCGCTCGGCATGCGCACCCGAGTCGGCGAACTGTTTGCCCAGGGCTGGCAGCCCTTCGCCCACCTGGCCCTGCTCAGCGTCGCGCTGTTACTGGCGACGAGCCTGCTGCTGACCCTGTTCTGATCGACTCAAACCACGAGAGAGGAAGGCCCCATGTCTGCACTCGGCACCGAAAGCGTTCTATCCGTGCATCACTGGAACGACACCCTGTTCAGCTTTCGCACCACCCGCGATCCGGCGCTGCGCTTCGAGAATGGCCACTTCGTGATGATCGGCCTGGAAGTCGACAGCAAGCCGCTGATGCGCGCCTACAGCATCGTCAGCGCCAACCACGACGAGCACCTGGAATTCCTCAGCATCAAGGTGCCAGACGGCCCGCTGACCTCGCGCCTGCAACACCTGAAGGTCGGTGACTCGCTCATCGTCAGCCGCAAGCCGGTCGGCACCCTGGTGATGCATGACCTCAGGCCCGGCAAGCACCTCTACCTGCTCGGCACCGGCACGGGACTGGCGCCGTTCATGAGCATTGTTCGCGATCCGGAAGCCTACGAGCGTTTCGACAAGATCGTGCTCGTGCACGGGGTGCGCGAGGTCAGCGAGCTGGCCTACCACGACTACCTCACCCAGGAACTGCCGGCGCACGAATTCCTTGGCGAAGCGGTGCGGGCCAAGCTGCTCTATTACCCAACAGTGACCCGCGAGGCGTTCCGCCACACCGGCCGCATCAATGCGCTGATCGAGACCGGCAAGCTCACCGACGATCTCGGCCTGCCGCGGCTGAACCCCGAGAGCGACCGCGTGATGCTCTGTGGCAGCCCGGCGATGCTCGACACCCTCACCAGCCAGCTCGAAGCCCTGGGCTTCCAGGCCTCGCCCAGTCAGGGCGTACCGGGTGATTACGTCATCGAGCGGGCGTTCGTTGAAAAGTAAGCGCATCTGGAACAGGCGAGCCGGCTAGCGTCGCATCGAGGTGCTCACTAGCCGGCTCGCCTGTCTGGACACCACGCCAGCCCTCGATCGCGATGCGCTTCGCACGCCGCCGTCTCAACAGGTGGCTTCTACTACTTCAGTCACCTCCGTTCGCCTGTCCGCCTGCTTGCCGAGCTGCCAGCCGAGATAGCCCCAGAGCAGTGCGCAGAGTGCGCCGGCCACGGCGACCAGACCGGCGCCCTGCCCGAACATGTCCAGCGCCGTCTTCCCCCAACCGCTGACGGCATCGCCGGCGCGGTAGACGACGGTGTCGATGACGTTCTTCGCCTTGTACTTACTCTCCGCATCCAGCGGCGCGAAGAGCATTTCGCGGCCGGGTCGGACGAAGGCGTACTCGCCGATGCGGCGCACGATCATCAGCGCCGCGAGCACGGCGAAACTGGGCATCAGCGCGAGGCCGACAAAGCCGACGCAGACCAGCAGTGGCACGATGGCCAGCAGCACGCGCACGCCGAGTTTCTGCGCCAGGCGCCCGGTGATGAACAGTTGCGACAGCAGCGCGCCCCCCTGGACGACCACATCGATGATGCCGAACACGCGAACCTGGGCGGCTCGGTCGGGGAACAGCTCGGCCACAAGGCGCGCCTGCTCGAAATAGAAGAAGGTGGCTGTTTTCCTCAAGGCCGAGGGGCAAGAGCAGGCCTGACTCAGCGCAGGTCAGGGCTTGGGCAGATAACCCGGCAGAGCCTCCAGCCGCTTCATTCCAGCGCAGCTCTATCATGAACTAGTAAAGTAATAATCTCATCGACACTTGCCACAGTTTTGATATCTGGAGCAGCTGCGCGCGTCGCTGCAGACGGGTTGACCAAATAACTTTTATTCGCCATTCGCAACATCGCAAGATCATTAAAGGCATCGCCTACTGCCAACACATAACGCCTTTCATAAAGCGCCTGGGCCACGTGGTCTTCCTTACCGGCACGCTTATAAAAACTGCAATCCGTCACAAAGCCAAAACGATCCACATTCAGGCGATGACACATAGCTGGCGGCCCGCCTAACAAGTCGAAGAGCGGCTTTGCCAATTCGAGAAAGCAGTCAGAAATAATGTTTATCTCGTATTCATTAAAAGCAAGCTCATCAAGGAACTGTCTGGCGCCGGGAACAGGCTCGACATCGGATAATATTCGGCTGACACAGCTGAGTCTTAAGCCATTGCCACGCAGAACCGCAATGCGATTTCGCATCAACAAATTGTAATCTGGCACATCACGCGTGGTCAGTGCCAGGGAATCGATGCCTGTACGCTCGGCAATGATTGGCCAAAGCTCCGGGACCAAAACACCCTCTAGATCTATGCAGGCCAGTTTCATAAGCCTCTCCTGAATCATCGCCCAACGCCGGGCAATACTAAGCTCGCGCCAAGACCAATCAGTGCGGTACCAATAACC is part of the Stutzerimonas balearica DSM 6083 genome and harbors:
- a CDS encoding YeiH family protein — translated: MNARLEALAPPVALCRKHYPGLALCSVLALAGSFLADHYGAPALLMVLLLGLGFASQGSEARMQPGVALCSRQLLRIGVALLGARIGVAQLEAVGARPLLLVLVTVPLVLGLALLFGRLLRLPTLHSLVAGAAVAICGVSAAIAVAAVIPAGRLEERRLLAVVVGVTALGTLSMLLYPPLTGLLGLDALDSGLLLGASIHDVAQAAGAGYLVSDTAGDVATLTKLLRVALLAPLVLVLGLLLRRQEPGSPDFPLFLLGFLGLFALNSLGWLPAALREALVAGSQACLLLTMAALGMRTRVGELFAQGWQPFAHLALLSVALLLATSLLLTLF
- the thrH gene encoding bifunctional phosphoserine phosphatase/homoserine phosphotransferase ThrH, which gives rise to MKLACIDLEGVLVPELWPIIAERTGIDSLALTTRDVPDYNLLMRNRIAVLRGNGLRLSCVSRILSDVEPVPGARQFLDELAFNEYEINIISDCFLELAKPLFDLLGGPPAMCHRLNVDRFGFVTDCSFYKRAGKEDHVAQALYERRYVLAVGDAFNDLAMLRMANKSYLVNPSAATRAAAPDIKTVASVDEIITLLVHDRAALE
- a CDS encoding 4Fe-4S dicluster domain-containing protein, with translation MPVATHRSAVPVIVDEEKCIAEKGCRVCIDVCPLDVLWINPDTGKAHMKYDECWYCMPCEADCPTDAVTVNIPYLLR
- a CDS encoding HEAT repeat domain-containing protein encodes the protein MKTYDDPLLQDIATNLTSSDPGIRRVAVLELVDSGEPEAAELLILALNDPDPSVRQEAAKVVDEFDAADIADALIAALQDSDEVVRNAAAHALADLKDPAVALPLLEALAGSDDPFVVAGILRALKPLRHPQAQAPALVRMQHADPGVRREAVAVIGWLKQPANLPALIERAQHDDDADVRRAATGALVYAAPEQVGPALIGILRDEHWQVRVEAAVSIGKLDYQAALQPLVEATHDSFWQVREKAVDALGKLGAVGAIPALGVCARDPMSNLRKAAIGALGAIAHNDGRPFVELAMDDPDPDVRKLARWAMSKLDAAA
- the fdxA gene encoding ferredoxin FdxA, which gives rise to MTYVVTENCIRCKYTDCVEVCPADCFHEGPNFLVINPETCIDCSLCAPECPADAIFADNALPEGQQHFLELNAELAEVWPVITQSASPLAEAETWVDQGGKLAFLER
- a CDS encoding DUF971 domain-containing protein, whose amino-acid sequence is MNAFTASNHDANPHIAQPQRLIDPPLEIRLRKAQRVLELTWPDGAQSRISCLTLRRACACSNCQRLQQTGALTLIDAEVGVNRLELSGISGLQLYFSDGHFRGLYPWAYLRDLGALSAPGDSRGDPA
- a CDS encoding ferredoxin--NADP reductase → MSALGTESVLSVHHWNDTLFSFRTTRDPALRFENGHFVMIGLEVDSKPLMRAYSIVSANHDEHLEFLSIKVPDGPLTSRLQHLKVGDSLIVSRKPVGTLVMHDLRPGKHLYLLGTGTGLAPFMSIVRDPEAYERFDKIVLVHGVREVSELAYHDYLTQELPAHEFLGEAVRAKLLYYPTVTREAFRHTGRINALIETGKLTDDLGLPRLNPESDRVMLCGSPAMLDTLTSQLEALGFQASPSQGVPGDYVIERAFVEK